CTCAACGCTACGCGCCTCCTCCAGCTGCGCGACCGCCGAGCGCCCGCTCGTCGCGTTTCCCCGCGGCATCCTGACGCAGCTCCTTGGGGAGGGAGAACATCAGATCCTCTTCGGCCGTCTTCACCTCTTCGACGTCACGGTAGCCGGCGTCGCCGATCGCGTCGAGGACTTCGCGCACGAGCACCTCGGGGACGGACGCCCCGCTGGTCACCCCGATGGTCTCGACACCGTCGAGCCACTCCTGCTGGATCTCCTCGGCGTAGTCCACCCGGTACGCGGCCTTGGCACCGTATTCGAGGGCCACCTCGACCAGGCGCACGCTGTTGGACGAGTTGGACGACCCGACGACGATCACCAGGTCGGCGCCCGCAGCGACCTTCTTGATGGCCACCTGGCGGTTCTGCGTGGCGTAGCAGATGTCATCGGACGGCGGATTGTGCAGTTCGGGGAAGCGCGTGCGCAGACGGTTGACCGTCTCCATGGTCTCGTCGACCGAGAGAGTGGTCTGCGAGAGCCAGACGACCTTGTTCGGATCCTTCACGACAACCGTGTCGGCCTCTTCGGGAGAGTTCACGACCGTGACGTGCTCGGGAGCCTCTCCCGCCGTACCTTCGACCTCTTCGTGCCCGTCGTGGCCGATGAGCAGGATCTCGAAATCGTCCCGCGCGAAGCGCACGGCCTCCCGGTGCACCTTGGTGACCAGGGGGCAGGTGGCGTCGATCGCGTGCAGGCCGCGGTCGGATGCTGCGTTCACGACCGCCGGGGAGACACCGTGGGCGCTGAACACGACGTGTGCGCCCTCGGGGACCTCGTCGACCTCTTCGACGAAGATCGCACCCTTCTCCTCGAGTTCCGTCACCACGTGGATGTTGTGCACGATCTGCTTGCGCACGTACACAGGCGCTCCGTAGCGCTCCAGCGCCTTCTCGACGGCCACCACGGCGCGGTCGACACCGGCGCAATAGCCGCGCGGTGCGGCGAGCAGGACCCGCTTGCGTCCGACCACCGGGTTATCCTGAAGCCGCCCGGCCGCCGCCCGCGCTCGAGGGAGACGGGGAATGGGAAGATGAACGGCAGTCGAAGTCACCCCTGAATTCTACCGCCGCACAGCTGTGCGGGGCCGGGGAGACTCCAGACGGGAGCGGGAGCGGATGACAGTCTTCGAAGCGACGACGGGACAGGGAGAGACTCCGCCCGCCGACTCCGTCGCCCCGCGCGACTCCACGGCCGACGCCCCCACCTCGGTCACCCGCCTCAACTCGACCATCCGCGACTTCATCGCGCGCTGGAACACGGTCTGGGTCGAAGGGGAGATCACCTCCTGGAATGTGCGTGCCGGCAACGTCTTCGCACGCCTGAAGGACACCCGATCCGACGCCCAGATCTCGATCCGCGTGTGGTCGAGCGTTCGCGGGCGCATCCCTTCCGACCTCGGCATCGGCGATCACGTCGTGGCTGCGGTGAAAGCCGACTACTTCGTCAAGGCAGGAGACTTCAGCTTCACGGTCTCGGCGATGAAGCACGTGGGCCTGGGCGATCAGCTCGAACGCCTCGAGAAGCTCCGTGTCCAGCTGCGCCAGGAGGGCCTGTTCGACCCCGCCCGCAAGCAGCGCCTGCCCTTCCTCCCCCACGTCATCGGGCTGATCACGGGTGAGCGGTCGGACGCCGAGAAGGACGTGCACCGCAACGCCGAGCTCCGCTGGCCCCAGGTCCGGTTCCGGACCGAGTACGCCGCGGTCCAGGGCGACCGATGCGTGCCGGACACCCTCGCCGCGCTCGCACGGCTCGACGCCGACCCGGACGTCGACGTGATCATCATCGCCCGGGGCGGCGGCGACCCGCAGACCCTCCTCGGCTTCAGCGACGAGCGACTCATCCGCGCCGTCGCCGCTGCGTCCACCCCGGTCGTCAGCGCGATCGGACACGAGAACGACCATCCCCTGCTCGACGACGTCGCCGACCTGCGCGCATCGACGCCGACCGATGCGGCGAAACGCGTCGTGCCGGACGTGGGTGAACAACGTGCCCTCATCGCCCAGCTGCGCTCGCGCGCGACGACGCGCCTCACCCAGCGCCTCTCGCACGACATCGCGCAGCTGGAGCAGCTCCGCTCGCGCCCTGTCCTGCGCTCCCCCGATCCGATCATCGACGCCCGCTCCCAAGAGCTGTGGCTGCTGCTCTCGCGCGGGCGCGACACCGTGACCCGGGAGATCGATTCCGCCGGTCGGCGGACCGGGGAGCTGCGTGCCTCCCTCCGCGCGCTCTCCCCCGCGGCCACGCTCGCGCGCGGCTACGCGATCGCGCACCTGGACGGCGGCGTGATTCTGCGCGACGCCGCCGATGCCCCGGCAGGCAGCGCCCTCACGATCACCGTCGATCGCGGCTCCGTCGCTGCGCGTTCGGAGGGCGAGATCCCGGAGTCCCCCTGAGCCGGAGCGCCACGCCGCACGACGTAGGATGGAGGAGTGAGCGCCCTCAACGACACCCCCGTGGACACGCTGTCGTTCGAGGCAGCCCGTGACGAGCTCGTCAAGGTCGTCGCCGAACTCGAACAGGGGTCGCCGACCCTCGAGCACTCGCTCGCGCTCTGGGAGCGTGGCGAGGCGCTGGCCGCCCGGTGCGAGGAATGGCTCCTGGGCGCGAAGCGCCGTCTGGAAGAAGCCAGGGCCGCATCATCCACCACCGAGACCTCGGGCGCGGAGTCATGAGCAAGCAGACCAAGCAGCCGCCCATCATCGCGGAGCTGGGTCGTCCGGAGACGCCGGACGAGACCGCAGCGCGCAAGGCCGCCTCCAGCAAGGCGTATCGCTCGAGTCAGACGTTCCGGAACCTCATCGCAGCTCTCCTCGTGACGGTCGCCGTGGTCGCCGTGATCATCTTCGCCGTCCCCCGCGGGGAGCCGGTCGAGCCCGAGCCGATCGACGTCGCCGGCATCGCCGCGGGTGTGGAATCCACGATGGACAGCCCCGTGCTGGTTCCCGAGCTGGGCGACTTCTGGCGGGCGAACAGCGCGAAGCTGCTCGGCGGCGCCACCGTCGTCTGGGAGGTCACGCTGGCCCCGTCCGCCGATGACGAACGCGGGTTCATCAAGGTCGCTCAGGCCTTCGACGCCGATGCGTCCTGGGCTCCGCAGCGCCTGAACGGCATCGCCCCCACGGACACGGTCCGCATCGGCGGCCTCGAGTGGGACGTCTACGAGCCGGGCAACGCCGATTCGAACGCCAACGTCACCTACGCGATCGGCACCCAGGCCGGCGACGACTACATCCTGCTCTACGGCTCGCGCTCGCCCGATTCCACGGCAGAGCTCGCGGAGTCGCTGATCCCACAGATCCGTTCACTCTCGGAGGCCTCATGACGCACCCCTTGACTCCTTCCGCAGCCTGGCAGCAGATGCTGGACGGCAACCGTCGATTCGTCGCGGACGAGCCCCGGCACCCGAACCAGGACGTGGTACGGCGCAAGGATCTCGCCGCGGCGCAGCACCCCGTGGCGACCCTCTTCGGCTGCTCGGATTCCCGCCTTGCGGCCGAGATCATCTTCGACCTCGGTCTCGGTGACCTGTTCGTCGTGCGCAACGCCGGTCAGGTCATGGGCGAGTCGATCGTCGCGAGCCTCGAGTACGCGGTCGCCGTGCTCGAGGTTCCGCTGATCGTGGTCCTCGCGCACGATTCGTGCGGAGCGGTCCGCGCCGCGATCGACGGGACGGCGATCGATGCCGCTCCCCTCCCGCCGCACATCTGGAAGCTCGTCGCGCCGATCGTGCCCGCCGCGCGGAAGGTCCTCGCAGAGAGCGGCGGCGGCACGGTCGCCGACATCGACTCGGAGCTCGTCGGACGCGAGCATCTCCGCAACACCGTGAACGACCTGCTGCAGTCCTCCGAGATCATCAGCAACGCCGTCGCCGAAGGTCGTCTCGGCCTCGTCGGCGCGAACTACCGTCTGGCCGAGGGCACCGCGACGCCGGTGATCACGGTCGGCATCGACACCGAGGGGAACAGCCCCGTGACCAAGGAGGGTTCGGAATGACCGACAACGACCAGCGCAGCGGCGAGAGCTCGCAGGGCTACCGGATCGAGCACGACACCATGGGTGAGGTGCGGGTGCCCGTCAACGCGCTCTACGGGGCGCAGACGCAGCGGGCCGTGGAGAACTTCCCGATCTCGGGCAAGGGTCTGGAGTCGACGCAGATCGCCGCGCTCGCCCGGATCAAGAAGGCCGCCGCCCTTGCCAACAAGGAGCTGGGCACGCTCGACGGTGCCATCGCCGACGCGATCGCCCAGGCTGCCGACCAGGTGGCTTCGGGTGCCCACGACGGTGAGTTCCCGGTCGACACCTACCAGACCGGTTCCGGCACCTCGTCGAACATGAACATGAACGAGGTGCTGGCGACTCTCGCGACCCGCATCCTCGGTGCGACCGTGCACCCCAACGACCACGTGAACGCTTCCCAGTCGTCGAACGACGTGTTCCCGACCTCGGTGCACATCGCCGTGACCCAGGCGCTCATCGACACGCTCATCCCCGCGCTCGACCACCTCGCCGTCGCACTGGAGGCGAAGGCGGAGCTGTGGAAGGACGCCGTCAAGTCCGGCCGCACGCACCTCATGGATGCGACGCCTGTGACCCTCGGCCAGGAGTTCGGCGGCTACGCCCGCCAGGTGCGCCTCGGCATCGAGCGCGTGCAGTCCGCCCTCCCCCGCGTCGCCGAGGTTCCCCTGGGCGGCACGGCTGTCGGCACCGGCATCAACACCCCGCTCGGCTTCCCGCAGAAGGTCATCGCGCTGCTCGCGTCCGAGACGGAGTTGCCGATCACCGAGGCGAAGGACCACTTCGAGGCACAGGCCAACCGCGATGGTCTGGTCGAGGCGTCCGGCGCACTGCGCACGATCGCCGTCTCGCTGACGAAGATCAACAACGACCTCCGCTGGATGGGCTCCGGCCCCAACACGGGTCTCGGCGAACTGCACATCCCCGACCTGCAGCCCGGCTCCTCGATCATGCCCGGCAAGGTCAACCCCGTGGTCCCCGAGGCCGTCCTCATGGTGTGCGCCCGAGTGATCGGCAACGACGCGACCGTGGCCTGGGCCGGGGCCTCCGGGTCTTTCGAGCTCAACGTCGCGATCCCGGTCATGGGCACGGCGGTGCTCGAGTCCATCCGCCTGCTCTCGAACGCCTCCCGGGTGCTCGCCGACAAGACCATCGACGGTCTGCAGGCGAACGTCGAGCGTGCCGCCGCCTTCGCCGGCATGAGCCCGTCGATCGTGACCCCCCTCAACAAGCTCATCGGCTACGAGGCGGCGGCGAAGATCGCCAAGCACTCGGTCGCGAAGGGCATCACGGTGCGCGACGCCGTGATCGATCTCGGCTACGTCGAGCGAGGCGACCTCACCCTCGAGCAGCTCGACGAGAAGCTCGACCTCCTCTCGATGACCCACCCGGGCTGATCCGAGCGTTTTCCGGATGCCGCGAGGACACGTTCCTCGCGGCATCCGTGGTTTGCGGACACCGTTTCGGGCTTCTGCTCCGGGGCTCCGGCCCTCCGTCCCTGGTTCCGGTACGGGTGCATGAGCCGCCGTCACATGCATGAGCATCCGGCGCTGCTGGCCATGCATCTGCTCGCACCTCATGCAGGTGAGCGGAATTCACGCCCGCGCTCGCGCCAAGGCAGCCAGAACCGCGGCCGCGACCACGTCCCACGAGTGCAGGATCATCGCATAGTCGAAACGGAGCGTCTCGAAGCCGAGGTCGGAGGCCCTCGCGTCTCTTAAGAGATCTCGATGACGGTGCGCGGATCCGGCGTGGTTCTCGCGGCCGTCCGCTTCGAGGATGACCCGGCCCTCGATCACGAAGTCCACCCGCCCCACGCCGGTGATGGCGACCTGGACATGCACCTCGATGCCCATCAGGTGGAGCCGCAGCCGCACCAGGGACTCCAGACCGCTCTCGGCATCGGGGCGCGCGAAATCGACGAGCCAACGCGCTGTCAGTGGGAGCCGGGCGCGGATGCTCGCTCGCGCGGCAGCACTCAACATCCTCTTGTTCCACGCCGACTCGTACGCGGCGAAGAAGAACTCTGCTCCGTAGCAGGTGAAGGCGTGCACCAGCGCCACGTCGATCGGAGCGACGCCGAGATCCATACGACCGGGGGTGAAGTGTGCGATGCAACCGCATGACGGCGGGTGATGTCGCCGACCGCCGACCCCCATCCAGACATGCACCTGAGTCGGCTCCTCCAGCGTCCACACCTCTCTCGCACGCAGCGCACTCCCGCAGGTGAGGGCACCGCCGTGAGCCGCCGCCGTGATCGCCTGGTCGGACGCCTCTCCCGACGCGAACACTCCCGGTCGCACGCGGCTTATGCGGCCTGATCTGCACTCCGCGGAGAGCCGTGAACGCGAACACCCGAATCCCTGGAGCGTGGTTCCGCGCGCGACTTCCCCGAGGTGCTTGAGGATGAACACAACGTCGATCATCGTGTCATCCTCACTCCGGCGGACGACGCCTCTCGTCCACCATCCCGAGGGCGGTGGGACGCGGCGCGAGGTCGGCGACTGTGCAGGAGAGGACTCCGCGGAAGCACGAGCTCTTCGAGAGCTCAGATGCCGGAGGACCGCACACCCGCATGACCTCACTCAGGCGAACAGTCATGCATCCGGAAATCCGTCATGCAACCGTCCCGCCCCCGCCCGCGCACGGTCCCCGGACACACGACAGCGGATGCCGCGGGGCAGTCCGCGCGGCATCCGCTGTCGCCCGTCGTCAGCTGAGCTCTCCACCCTCCAGGAGCTCGGTGACGAGGGCTGCGATCGCTGAACGCTCGGAGCGTGTCAGGGTCACATGCCCGAAGAGGTCATGTCCCTTCAGCGTCTCGATCACGCTGGCGATGCCGTCGTGCCGGCCGACACGGAGGTTGTCGCGCTGGCCCACATCGTGGGTGAGGATGACTCGCGAGTTCTGGCCCATCCGACTCAGCACCGTGAGGAGGACGTTGCGTTCGAGCGACTGCGCTTCATCGACGATCACGAATGCGTCGTGAAGGGAACGACCGCGGATGTGGGTGAGCGGCAGCACCTCCAGCAATCCGCGTTCGATGACCTCTTCGATGACGTTGCCGGAGACGACCGAGCCGAGCGTGTCGAACACCGCCTGCCCCCACGGCCCCATCTTCTCGCCCTGGTCCCCGGGGAGGTAGCCGAGCTCTTGCCCGCCCACAGCGAACAGTGGCCGGAACACGATGATCTTCTTCTGCTGCTGCCTCTCCAGCACCGCTTCGAGACCCGCGCACAGCGCGAGTGCCGATTTGCCGGTACCGGCCCGACCGCCGAGGGAGACGATGCCGACTTCCTGGTCGAGGAGCAGGTCGATCGCGATCCGCTGTTCGGCCGAGCGACCGTGCATCCCGAAGATGTCGCGATCGCCGCGCACCAGTCGGTATTCGCCGTCCCCGGTGACGCGTCCGAGCGCGGAGCCGCGTTCGGAGTGGATGATCAGGCCCGTGTTGACCGGAAGGCCCCGCGCCTCCTCGCTGATGCCGACCTCGCTCTCGTACAGGTCGCTGATGTCGTCGCCGGAGAGGTCGAGCGTCGAGATGCCGGTCCAGCCGGAGTCCACGGCCTGCTCGGCGAGGTACTCCTCGGCGCGCAGCCCCAGCGACGCCGCCTTCACGCGCATCGGGAGGTCCTTGGAGACGATCGTGACGTCCTGCCCGTCCTGCGCGAGGTGCATGGCGACGGACAGGATCCGCGTGTCGTTGTCGCTGAGCCGGATGCCTGCCGGGAGGACCGAGGAGTCGGTGTTCGCGAGCTCCACGCGAAGCGTGCCCCCTTCACCGACCTCGACCGGGAAGTCCAGTCGCCCGTGCTCGATGCGCAGGTCGTCGAGGTGTCGCAGCGCCTGGCGTGCGAAGTAGCCGATCTCCGGGTCGTGACGCTTGCCCTCGAGCTCTGTGATCACGACGACTGGAAGGACGACCGAGTGCTCGGCGAACCGGAAGAACGCCTGCGGATCACTCAGCAGGACCGAGGTGTCGAGGACATACGTCCGCAGATCCTGATCAGGCTCCGCGGATGATGCGCGTCTCGTCGTCTTACGGGTGGACTGCTGCGCGGTGCTGGTGGCCTGCTGCGCTGTACGTGTGGTCACGACCCACTCCCGACCCGGGGAATCCCGGCTATTCGAACGAGTCGACCAGGGGGTCACGAGTCGTCAACCTGAGGCCGACCCGACCGGGCGCCTTGCCCGATGCCTAGAACGTACGACCGCGAGGCGCGTACCCGACACCGACACGCCAGTGGATTTCGTTACGTGCTGGTGAACGTCTCGTTGCCGAATGCGTGCAACGCCTCATCGAGGAGCTCGAAAGTGGCCGCATCGGTTCCCGCGTGCGGCGCGAGACGCACCGAGGAGCCGCGTGCCGTCACCACGAGACCCGCGTTCGCGAGAGCAGCGGCGAGACGCGCCGGTTCGTCCGGCTCGAGGGCGACGATGCCCGCCCGCTCTCCCCGCTCCCGCGGCGAGCTCACCTCGATGCCGTGACGATCGGCGATCTCGATCACGGTGTCGACGTGCTCGGCGAGACGCGCCTCGATCGCGGCCACGCCGGCATCCCGCACATCGCGGACACCGATCGCGAGTCGGCCGGCGGCGAGCGTGTCCGGTTGGCTGACCGTGTACGCCCGCGCCGATGCCGCCGGCGCCGGAAGCTCGTCGACGAACAATCCGGTCGCGGTGGTCCCGGTGATCCCGGAGAGCACGGGCGTGATCCGCTCCCGTGCTCGCGGCGCGAACCACGCGAAGGCACTGCCCCGCCCGGCGCGCAGCCACTTGTAGCCGTGGCCCACCACGACATCGGCCGGGCCGTAGTCGACGTCCATGATGCCGAAGGACTGGACGGCATCGACGATGAGCAGGCGATCGGGGCCGATGAGCTCACGAAGTGCCGCGAGATCGACCCGATAGCCCGTACGGAAGTCGACGTGGCTCACGGCGAGCGCGACCACGTCGTCGTCCAGCGCCTCGGCGACAGCGTCGGTGGTCACGCGTCCGTCTGCGGGGGTGATCCATCGCGGCGTCACGGCGCGGTCCGACGCCGATGCGGCCCGCTCCACGGTGAGACTGACACTGGGGAACTCCGCCGTACTCGCGATGACGGCGCCCTTGAGCCCGTACAGGGCGTGCATGAGCCCGTGGGTCGACGAGGGCTGGAGCGTGACGTCGTCCGCCTCGCCGCCGAGGAGTTCTGCGACGAGCTCCTGTGCCTGGCCGATCCGTTCGGCGACGAGCGACAGCGAAGACGGGCGTCCGCTGCCGAGAAGGTCGGCGTCGGCGAAGACCTCTTCGCGCACGGAGGGCGACAGCGGGCCGAAGGCGGCCCAGTTCAGATAGCCGGACTCATTGTCGAAGGTGTCGACGTAGTCCTGGAAAGTGGTCACTGCGTCATTGTGGCACGGCGCCGTGCATCGCGCGGACGGTCACCGGCCGTATCTGCGGTCGCGGTCGGCATAGTCGCGGATGGCGC
Above is a window of Microbacterium aurugineum DNA encoding:
- a CDS encoding aminotransferase class V-fold PLP-dependent enzyme, which translates into the protein MTTFQDYVDTFDNESGYLNWAAFGPLSPSVREEVFADADLLGSGRPSSLSLVAERIGQAQELVAELLGGEADDVTLQPSSTHGLMHALYGLKGAVIASTAEFPSVSLTVERAASASDRAVTPRWITPADGRVTTDAVAEALDDDVVALAVSHVDFRTGYRVDLAALRELIGPDRLLIVDAVQSFGIMDVDYGPADVVVGHGYKWLRAGRGSAFAWFAPRARERITPVLSGITGTTATGLFVDELPAPAASARAYTVSQPDTLAAGRLAIGVRDVRDAGVAAIEARLAEHVDTVIEIADRHGIEVSSPRERGERAGIVALEPDEPARLAAALANAGLVVTARGSSVRLAPHAGTDAATFELLDEALHAFGNETFTST
- a CDS encoding PhoH family protein, which encodes MTTRTAQQATSTAQQSTRKTTRRASSAEPDQDLRTYVLDTSVLLSDPQAFFRFAEHSVVLPVVVITELEGKRHDPEIGYFARQALRHLDDLRIEHGRLDFPVEVGEGGTLRVELANTDSSVLPAGIRLSDNDTRILSVAMHLAQDGQDVTIVSKDLPMRVKAASLGLRAEEYLAEQAVDSGWTGISTLDLSGDDISDLYESEVGISEEARGLPVNTGLIIHSERGSALGRVTGDGEYRLVRGDRDIFGMHGRSAEQRIAIDLLLDQEVGIVSLGGRAGTGKSALALCAGLEAVLERQQQKKIIVFRPLFAVGGQELGYLPGDQGEKMGPWGQAVFDTLGSVVSGNVIEEVIERGLLEVLPLTHIRGRSLHDAFVIVDEAQSLERNVLLTVLSRMGQNSRVILTHDVGQRDNLRVGRHDGIASVIETLKGHDLFGHVTLTRSERSAIAALVTELLEGGELS
- a CDS encoding carbonic anhydrase, translating into MTHPLTPSAAWQQMLDGNRRFVADEPRHPNQDVVRRKDLAAAQHPVATLFGCSDSRLAAEIIFDLGLGDLFVVRNAGQVMGESIVASLEYAVAVLEVPLIVVLAHDSCGAVRAAIDGTAIDAAPLPPHIWKLVAPIVPAARKVLAESGGGTVADIDSELVGREHLRNTVNDLLQSSEIISNAVAEGRLGLVGANYRLAEGTATPVITVGIDTEGNSPVTKEGSE
- a CDS encoding class II fumarate hydratase, producing the protein MTDNDQRSGESSQGYRIEHDTMGEVRVPVNALYGAQTQRAVENFPISGKGLESTQIAALARIKKAAALANKELGTLDGAIADAIAQAADQVASGAHDGEFPVDTYQTGSGTSSNMNMNEVLATLATRILGATVHPNDHVNASQSSNDVFPTSVHIAVTQALIDTLIPALDHLAVALEAKAELWKDAVKSGRTHLMDATPVTLGQEFGGYARQVRLGIERVQSALPRVAEVPLGGTAVGTGINTPLGFPQKVIALLASETELPITEAKDHFEAQANRDGLVEASGALRTIAVSLTKINNDLRWMGSGPNTGLGELHIPDLQPGSSIMPGKVNPVVPEAVLMVCARVIGNDATVAWAGASGSFELNVAIPVMGTAVLESIRLLSNASRVLADKTIDGLQANVERAAAFAGMSPSIVTPLNKLIGYEAAAKIAKHSVAKGITVRDAVIDLGYVERGDLTLEQLDEKLDLLSMTHPG
- a CDS encoding exodeoxyribonuclease VII small subunit, with product MSALNDTPVDTLSFEAARDELVKVVAELEQGSPTLEHSLALWERGEALAARCEEWLLGAKRRLEEARAASSTTETSGAES
- a CDS encoding endonuclease domain-containing protein, whose translation is MIDVVFILKHLGEVARGTTLQGFGCSRSRLSAECRSGRISRVRPGVFASGEASDQAITAAAHGGALTCGSALRAREVWTLEEPTQVHVWMGVGGRRHHPPSCGCIAHFTPGRMDLGVAPIDVALVHAFTCYGAEFFFAAYESAWNKRMLSAAARASIRARLPLTARWLVDFARPDAESGLESLVRLRLHLMGIEVHVQVAITGVGRVDFVIEGRVILEADGRENHAGSAHRHRDLLRDARASDLGFETLRFDYAMILHSWDVVAAAVLAALARARA
- the xseA gene encoding exodeoxyribonuclease VII large subunit; this translates as MTVFEATTGQGETPPADSVAPRDSTADAPTSVTRLNSTIRDFIARWNTVWVEGEITSWNVRAGNVFARLKDTRSDAQISIRVWSSVRGRIPSDLGIGDHVVAAVKADYFVKAGDFSFTVSAMKHVGLGDQLERLEKLRVQLRQEGLFDPARKQRLPFLPHVIGLITGERSDAEKDVHRNAELRWPQVRFRTEYAAVQGDRCVPDTLAALARLDADPDVDVIIIARGGGDPQTLLGFSDERLIRAVAAASTPVVSAIGHENDHPLLDDVADLRASTPTDAAKRVVPDVGEQRALIAQLRSRATTRLTQRLSHDIAQLEQLRSRPVLRSPDPIIDARSQELWLLLSRGRDTVTREIDSAGRRTGELRASLRALSPAATLARGYAIAHLDGGVILRDAADAPAGSALTITVDRGSVAARSEGEIPESP
- a CDS encoding DUF4245 domain-containing protein; amino-acid sequence: MSKQTKQPPIIAELGRPETPDETAARKAASSKAYRSSQTFRNLIAALLVTVAVVAVIIFAVPRGEPVEPEPIDVAGIAAGVESTMDSPVLVPELGDFWRANSAKLLGGATVVWEVTLAPSADDERGFIKVAQAFDADASWAPQRLNGIAPTDTVRIGGLEWDVYEPGNADSNANVTYAIGTQAGDDYILLYGSRSPDSTAELAESLIPQIRSLSEAS
- a CDS encoding 4-hydroxy-3-methylbut-2-enyl diphosphate reductase — encoded protein: MPRLPRARAAAGRLQDNPVVGRKRVLLAAPRGYCAGVDRAVVAVEKALERYGAPVYVRKQIVHNIHVVTELEEKGAIFVEEVDEVPEGAHVVFSAHGVSPAVVNAASDRGLHAIDATCPLVTKVHREAVRFARDDFEILLIGHDGHEEVEGTAGEAPEHVTVVNSPEEADTVVVKDPNKVVWLSQTTLSVDETMETVNRLRTRFPELHNPPSDDICYATQNRQVAIKKVAAGADLVIVVGSSNSSNSVRLVEVALEYGAKAAYRVDYAEEIQQEWLDGVETIGVTSGASVPEVLVREVLDAIGDAGYRDVEEVKTAEEDLMFSLPKELRQDAAGKRDERALGGRAAGGGA